In a single window of the Pocillopora verrucosa isolate sample1 chromosome 4, ASM3666991v2, whole genome shotgun sequence genome:
- the LOC136280629 gene encoding uncharacterized protein → MALHRTIPANINIAGEPIKIWYPNQPKACRNCGATDHMAKDCSAVRCFNCECPGHRAQECKDSPRCSVCLADNHSMPQCPFLLFSANVDSEPTPPKTEKEKEQERAQRAKEREERQKKLQQQREQQRQQEEQQKLLEKQEQQEQQKQQDQEKQREQQRDEGRRERPRERRDERGRDDREERRDDRRDGRRERDRSDRDYYRGHDGRDRSSRRDYSGSETDDDGWERVKPRRRRYRY, encoded by the coding sequence ATGGCGCTACATCGAACTATCCCTGCCAACATCAACATAGCTGGTGAACCTATCAAAATATGGTACCCAAATCAGCCAAAAGCTTGCCGGAATTGTGGAGCTACTGACCACATGGCCAAAGACTGCTCCGCAGTCCgttgttttaattgtgaatGCCCTGGGCATCGAGCTCAAGAATGTAAAGACTCGCCAAGATGTTCCGTTTGTTTAGCGGACAACCATTCCATGCCTCAATGCCCCTTCCTGCTCTTCAGCGCGAACGTCGATAGTGAGCCAACGCCAcctaaaactgaaaaggaaaaggaacaagagCGAGCCCAGCGCGccaaggaaagagaagaaaggcagaaaaaactacaacaacagagAGAACAACAGcgacaacaagaagaacaacagaaattacTAGAAAAGCAGGAAcagcaagaacaacagaaacaacaagatcaagagaaacaaCGAGAACAACAACGCGACGAAGGTAGAAGAGAACGACCAAGAGAACGAAGAGACGAGCGAGGGAGGGACGATCGAGAAGAACGAAGAGATGACCGGAGAGACGGcagaagagagagagatagaagcGATCGAGATTATTATCGCGGCCACGATGGCCGCGATAGATCTTCCCGCCGTGACTACTCTGGCTCCGAAACTGATGATGATGGATGGGAGAGAGTTAAACCTAGGAGAAGGCGGTacagatattaa